The region TTGGAATTAACCTTTGATTATCCCCTACAAAGTACTTTCGATTAGGACCGGGCCAGTGTAACATCCCAATATATTTCAGGGCTATTACGATAATCAATCAGCTGACACACTATACCTACAATAATGGTAAATGGATAAAAGTCGTGACTGGGGAGTTGGGAGTGAGGGTTGATGTCAAGTACTGATAATATAGGTCCCCTACTCAATATTTACATTGTCAATGATGCACCTTATTTGTCATCCAGTTGAGTACTGAAGAAGAAATGGTGATGGAGAAGCCAAGTGCCCAGCTGGTCGGGCGGGAGTTTGTCCGACAGTACTACACACTCCTCAACCAGGCGCCCGACTACTTGCACAGGTACGCCCGCCTTACATACATGCACACGTTCACGCCGACTGTGCGCACCTGCCCACtttcacatgttttgcgtgtgtaggTTCTATGGCAAGAACTCGTCGTACGTCCACGGCGGGCTGGACACGAGTGGCAAGCCTCTTGAGGCAGTTTATGGACAGTCGGTAGGTCGCACACCTGCTACACATTGATTGCCGCACGTCCTATGCAACATGTACGCCACAACAAAGGCAACATAATCCTTCCAACCCAAAAACGttccacaataataataataattcattaaatttgtatagcgcttttcaagaacccaaagatgCTTAATACGATACTTTCCACAATGCCTGTCGAACAACACGGTACGTAGCGATCGCCATGTAAACCTTTCGACCCCATGCTCACACAAGAAATGCTACACTATACACCTCAATCTCGATTTGACTCGCTTCGATCCtattcaactttctgtctaacGTGGTTTGGTCAAGGatcccaattttctttttttcataaatttgcAAATAGTATCTTACATGGATGATATAAGGACCGTTCCAAGCTAAATGACGAGCGCGGCAATGAATTTCCGTGAGCGATTTGAAGGCATTACTTCATACGAAATTGAGTTTGATCTTTGACTACAGAGAGCTACGATTGATTGGTTTTTGATTCAGAGAGGGGGAAGTTCGTGGAAGCACCTCATCTACAAAGTCGCTCAGAAGTCAGAGCCTGGCCAGACACATTAGTGGCCGCTTTAGTCtctcttccatccaattcacatagcatcaaaatgacttCCTCAATCCGCATGATATTGTCATCTGCATCGTGCAtcttttttaataaaacatCAACAGACTTTGATGTGTGAGGAGTGTTCAAAGTGACGGACGGCAAACTGGCTGCCCAACAATATGCCTGACTTGTATTAACGTAACAAAGACCCCCTGCGGCTGCTTTAAAAACATGCCTTTTCAAAATAACCAAGACTTTCTATACAAAGGAGTTTCGGGGTTAATTCCCAAACAAGTAAATAGGAGTTGCGAGCTTGGCCCCGAACAACCTGAAGCTGAGCTACCGCTGTACTTCCTTGACAACTGCAGATGTGCCACCGATTAAGCTTGCCAAGACTGAGGacgggtgcgtgtgtgttgcaggACATCCACAAGCGCGTGATGGCGCTGAGCTTCCGCGACTGCCACACCAAGATCCGTCATGTGGATGCGCACGCCACCCTGAATGAGGGCGTGGTGGTGCAGGTCATGGGGGAGCTCTCCAACAACATGCAGCCCATGAGGAAATTCATGCAGACCTTCGTGCTTGCCCCAGAGGTACCAGGCCGTGCCAGCGCCGCCCATATTTCTTTTGCCAATTCTAACAAACATCATTTGAAGAGTTTAATGGAAATAGCTGGCTTGCGCCTGCACTGGCTTGACATAATTGCAGAGCGACATTGTTTTTAACCAGGCTGTAGCTTTAATTAAAGTGTTATAATTGTTAAAGGTTAAAGTGGTGTGAAAAAAGATGCCAACGATGTTCTCCTCACTCAGGGAACGGTGGCGAACAAGTTTTACGTTCACAACGACGTCTTTCGCTACCAAGATGAAGTGTTTGCCGATTCCGACTCTGAGCCACCTGAAGGTAAATAATTTGATATTGTGGTGATGTCAAACTGTGGGAAAACCAGTGCTAAGCGTGAGTATATACACGTGTATTCAGAGTCTGATGAGGAtgtggaggagctggaggagcgTGTTCCCTCTCCGGACGTCATGGCTGACGAGTCTGTGCCTGCTTTCTACCAACCCATGTATGATTGTTATAGAGTGGACCTAAAGTAATTCCCAACACAGCTTACAACCCAGGAAGTCACGACTCTTTCTTTTTGCTTAGTACGGAAGCATCACACCCTGCTGAAGGGGAAGAAGCGGCGGCGAGCCCTCAGCCGGAACCAGAAGTAGAGAGGGAAGCGGAGGTTGTCAACGCGGTGGAGCTGAAGGCCGCCCCCGCGTTGGAGACACAAAGTGAAACGCCCCCACACGCAGCCAATGAGCAGACAGACAAGGACGCTGGCACAGAACCTGCTGAAACGGCGCCCGCCGCACCGGAGGAGAACCGGGTGAGTGTTTGCATGCTCTGCGCTAACCAGACGCTAACCGGACGCTCACGCGACACATCCTGTTTGCAGCCATTCTCGTGGGCGTCTGTGACTAGTAAGAATCTCCCGCCCAGTGGTACCGTCCCAGTGTCCGGCATCCCGCCACACGTTGTCAAAGCCTCCCCCGCTGCCCCGGTAGGACACGCCCGAGATCGCTGGTGTCCAAACAAATTTGAGGTTCTGCCTCACTTTCTTGACCATGTGTTCTTATCTGCAGGTGCGG is a window of Syngnathus typhle isolate RoL2023-S1 ecotype Sweden linkage group LG1, RoL_Styp_1.0, whole genome shotgun sequence DNA encoding:
- the g3bp1 gene encoding ras GTPase-activating protein-binding protein 1 → MVMEKPSAQLVGREFVRQYYTLLNQAPDYLHRFYGKNSSYVHGGLDTSGKPLEAVYGQSDIHKRVMALSFRDCHTKIRHVDAHATLNEGVVVQVMGELSNNMQPMRKFMQTFVLAPEGTVANKFYVHNDVFRYQDEVFADSDSEPPEESDEDVEELEERVPSPDVMADESVPAFYQPITEASHPAEGEEAAASPQPEPEVEREAEVVNAVELKAAPALETQSETPPHAANEQTDKDAGTEPAETAPAAPEENRPFSWASVTSKNLPPSGTVPVSGIPPHVVKASPAAPVRVDVKSESQSASQRPPQRDPRPREQRPGAPTPAHRGPRPIREGEQGEAEVRRMVRYPDAHQLFVGNVPHAVDKSELKEFFEQYGTVLELRINSGGKLPNFGFVVFDDSDPVQKILSSRPIKLRGEVRLNVEEKKTRSAREVERRDVRPRGPGGLGGPRERIGGGAPRGPPGVARGGAAQKPSFGSGRGAPPSEGRYSAQRP